A single genomic interval of Candidatus Poribacteria bacterium harbors:
- a CDS encoding M23 family metallopeptidase — protein MATSGVKYGLRYKAELQGEVASREELENAIKQYQKELQEIDKELQGVRKMARMVRRVLGIDSEQGILGQGGGDASTQAVNNDESISSIIEARPVSTSITADSTDSSLINRIVEIKREFTPIYEHVKNNQKTELARPWILPILAPMGDDTPSYWFSSGFGRRSHPLTGRPQFHNGLDIAASTGTPVIATADGIIEKIGKDPSLGNMIQIAHTDSQMRTLYGHLKNYADGLQVGTEIKRREVIGYVGNSGRSTGTHLHYGVYADDKWQNPTNYILDHSSH, from the coding sequence ATGGCTACTTCGGGGGTAAAATACGGCCTCCGTTACAAGGCTGAGTTACAAGGTGAAGTTGCGAGTAGAGAGGAACTTGAAAATGCAATTAAGCAGTACCAGAAAGAGCTTCAGGAAATCGACAAAGAGCTCCAAGGTGTCCGTAAAATGGCAAGGATGGTACGTCGTGTTTTAGGTATTGACTCAGAGCAAGGTATCCTCGGACAGGGCGGTGGTGATGCTAGCACTCAAGCGGTGAACAATGATGAATCAATAAGTTCGATCATTGAAGCACGACCTGTTTCAACATCAATCACTGCTGATTCCACAGACAGTTCCCTAATTAATCGGATTGTAGAAATAAAAAGGGAATTTACACCAATCTATGAGCACGTAAAAAACAACCAGAAAACGGAACTTGCGAGGCCTTGGATCTTGCCAATTTTGGCGCCAATGGGGGACGATACTCCATCTTATTGGTTTTCCTCCGGGTTTGGACGGCGCTCGCACCCGTTGACAGGAAGACCCCAATTTCATAACGGATTGGATATCGCAGCATCTACGGGCACACCTGTGATTGCTACCGCTGATGGCATTATAGAGAAGATCGGAAAAGATCCATCTCTGGGTAATATGATTCAGATTGCACATACGGACTCACAGATGAGGACCTTATACGGGCACTTGAAAAACTACGCTGATGGTCTCCAAGTTGGAACAGAGATCAAACGTCGTGAGGTGATCGGTTATGTAGGAAATAGTGGTAGAAGCACCGGCACCCATTTACACTATGGGGTTTATGCTGATGACAAATGGCAGAATCCGACAAACTATATTCTTGATCATTCTTCGCACTAA
- a CDS encoding carbon monoxide dehydrogenase subunit G, giving the protein MQIKGDYTISAPRERVWEYFTTPELLQQCIPGCEELKPLGDDSFEATIKVGVAMIKGVYQGSVKIENKEPPSAYRLGVQGESKIGFVNGACDFTLEAAGENQTSVNLVGELTVGGRLARVGQRIMGSASKMMISKFFSEVEQLAKSEAGT; this is encoded by the coding sequence GTGCAAATTAAAGGTGATTACACAATTTCCGCCCCGCGTGAAAGGGTCTGGGAATATTTCACGACTCCTGAACTTTTGCAGCAATGTATCCCCGGCTGCGAAGAGTTGAAACCGCTTGGCGACGATAGCTTTGAGGCAACAATCAAAGTAGGTGTTGCGATGATCAAGGGGGTATATCAAGGCTCAGTTAAGATAGAAAACAAAGAACCCCCTTCAGCTTATCGCTTAGGTGTTCAGGGTGAAAGCAAGATTGGATTTGTCAACGGGGCGTGTGATTTCACGCTAGAAGCAGCCGGGGAGAATCAAACATCGGTCAATTTGGTTGGAGAATTAACGGTTGGTGGAAGACTTGCCCGTGTGGGGCAAAGGATCATGGGTAGCGCGTCTAAGATGATGATCAGTAAATTCTTCAGCGAAGTTGAGCAGTTGGCAAAATCTGAAGCGGGCACTTAA